Genomic DNA from Pigmentiphaga litoralis:
GCGTGAGCATCTCGTCTTCATCCGTCCACGAAATTACCGACAGCACCGGGCCAAAGATTTCCTCTCGGGCGATGCGCATGTCGGCCGTCACGCCGGTGAACACGGTCGGTTCGATGAACCAGCCCTTGCTCAGGGCAGGATCGTCCGGCACCTTGCCGCCGCACGCCAGGGTGGCGCCTTCGTCCTTGCCGATCTCGATATACCGCATCACCTTTTCGTGCTGCGCGCGCGACACGATGGCGCCCATGGTCGTGTCCATGTCGGTCGGGATTCCTGGCCGATAGTGGCGGATCTTTTCCAGCACCCTGGCCACAACCTCGTCATGCACCGAGGCATGCACGAACAGCCGCGACGTCGACCCGCAAGACTGCCCGCTCCACGTGAAATTCATGCCGTTGACGGCGCCCGTGCTGGCCCGGTCCAGGTCCGCGTCGGGATACACCACACACGCATTCTTGCCGCCCAGTTCCAGGGTGATGCGTTTGAGCCGTTCCGCCCCCGCGCGCGCCACGGCGCGGCCGGTGGCCACACTGCCGATCAACGACACAAAGGGCACATCCGGGTGTTCCGACAGCGCCACGCCGCAGGGCGTGCCGCCGCTGATCACGTTCCACACCCCGGGCGGGAAAATGCCGTCCACCAGTTCCATCAGGCGGTAGGCCGACAGCGGCGCCTGCACCGGCGGCTTCATTACCACCGTATTGCCGGCGGCCAGCGGCGCGGCGCTCTTGGCGGCAGTGAACATAAGCGGGTGGTTGTAGGCCACGATGCGGCCTACCACGCCATAGGGATCGCGCACCGACATGTTGATGACGCCGTCCCCCATCGGGATCGTGTCGCCCTTGATCTCGGTGACCAGGCCGGCAAAAAAATCGAACTGCGCGGCGGCATTGCGCACATCGCGCACCATTTCGTGCACCGGACTGCCGCAATTGGCGGCATCCAGCAGCGCCAGGTCCAGCGCGTTGTCACGCAGCACGGTGGCCACCTTGCGCATCATGACCGCGCGGTCCGCCGGTTTGGTCCGGCTCCAGCTGTCGAACGCCACCTTGGCCGACGCCACCGTGGCATTCACGTCGTCAGGATTCGCATCGGCGCACGGGCCCAGCGATTCACCCGTCGCCGGGTTGAAGGTGTCGACATAACCGCCCTGCGGCGCGTGCCAGGCGCCACCGTAGTACAGGTCGCGATGCGCGGGCAGGCGAGGGGCCGTGGCAGGCACGGGCGGCGCGCCGGGCGCAGCGGCGGCGCTGGTGGCGGGGGTAGGAGCGGTCAGGGTATCCGGGGACAGGCTCATGATGGCGGGGCCTCTAGGTTCTTGTGATGGCGGACATCCGGCAGAACACAGGGTCTGGCGGGAAGATGTCGCCGGCGCGTTGATGCGCCGGGAAGCGAAGCCATCTTAGGAACCGGACCCTGGATCGGTCCAATGGATAGTCTGAATGTCGGAAATGGACGGAAGTGATACCGGGAAGGCGCGGATACAGCCCCCGATCCCGTCAGGGCAACTGTTCCGCGCAGTAATGCGCCGCGAACCGCTGCCGGAACCACTGGTTCCCCGGGTCGCGATGCAGGCACTCGTGCCACTGGATATTCAGGTCAATCTCCGGCAGTTCGAACGGCAGGGGCACAATGCGCACGGCGGCCAGCTGCGCCATGGATGAGGCGGGGCCGTGGGGGCCGGTCAGGACCAGGTCGGACAGGGCCACGATCTGCGCCAGGCCGCTCACGAACGGGACGGCGAGCATCACCCGGCGGCGGATGCCCAGGCCGGAGCATTGCGCTTCCAGCAGCGCGTCAAGCGACGCGTGGATCGACACCGACGGCCGGTAGCTGACGTGGGCGGCGGCCAGGTATTGCTCGCGGGTCAGCGTGTCGCCGATGGTGGGGTGGTGCTGGCTGACGACGGCGACCCAGTGTTCGTTGAACAGGCTCTGTCGGTGGAAGTCGGCGCCCAGGTCGGGCAAAAAACCGGTGGCCACGTCCAGGTCCCCGCTGGCCATGGCGACCTTGGCGTCGCGCAGGGGCAGGGCGACGTTGATGACGTCCACATCGGGCGCTTCGCGGCGCAGCGACGCGACAAAGGCAGGCAGGTGCGCCAGCTGGGCAATATCGCTCATCAGCATGCGGAAGGTGCGGCGGGACGTGGCCGGGTCGAAGTGGCGGTCGCGCTCGACCACCGCACGCAGGGCGCCCAGCGCGGCGCGGATTTCGGCTTCCATCTCCAGGGCCAAGGCCGATGGCTGCATGCCGGCGGGCGTGCGCACGAAAAGGGGATCGCCGAACGCATCGCGCAGGCGCTGCAGCGAATTGCTGGCGGCCGATTGCGACAGCCCGACCCGTTCGCCCGCCAGCGTGACGCTGCGCGTCTGCATCAGGGCGTCGAAAATCAGGAGCAGATTCAGGTCCAGCTGATTGAGCGTCATGCGTCTCCCGCAGTGCATGCACGGTCGCGCCGTGTCTTCTGCTGAGTCTTCCGGGCGGTCTCGCCACGGGCTCAGGCGCGCTGCGACTCAAGGCCGCACGACTCAGGCGCGCCGCGGCCCAGCCACGCCCTATGGATGGAAGAATACAGCCAAGTGCCCCTTCCACCGGGAGGGCATGAACCCTGCTGCAGGCATGTGTCATGCACCCTTCCAGGCGTGTGACTGCCCGCACCCACCCGGAAAATCGCGCCGATTCTGACCGTTTGATGACCTGTCATCAAATTTCGGGGGTCGAAAAGCTACCATCGGGCAACACTCATCAATGGCTCGCGCTTCGCCCGTATGCAAGAACCCCGTATGCAAGAACAAGAAATCAAGCTGTCCGTGCCCGTGTCGGCTCGCAAGGCCATCGCCACCACCCTTTCGGCTACCGGACAGAAACGCATCCGTCTGCGCGCCATGTACTTCGATACGCCCGATCGCCAGCTGGCCCGCCAGCACGCCGCCATCCGGCTGCGCCAGGAAGGGCGCAAGTGGGTGCAGACGTTCAAGATGGCCGGCAAGGATGCGCTGACCCGGGTGGAATTGAACCACCCGCGCACTACGCCGCAGCTGGACCTGTCGGTGTATGCCGGCACCCCGGCCGAAGCGGTCTTTGCCCATCTGAAGGGCGACCTTGCCCTGCGCTACGAGACCGACGTGTGGCGCACCCGTTGCGAGATCCGGACCCGTACCGGCACGGTGGAAGCCGCCTATGACGATGGTTTTGTGCGTGCGGGCGACCTGGAACTGCCGCTGCACGAGGTCGAATTCGAACTGATGTCGGGCCGGGTGGGCGCGCTGTTCACCCTGGCCAAGAAGTGGACCGTGCAGCACAAGCTGGTGCTGGACGTGCGCAGCAAGGCCGAGCGGGGTGACCGCCTGGCCAATGCCGCCGCCGCGATCGCCGCCGCGCCCGACGCCGAGCGGGTGCAGGTCCGTCAGGAAGAGATCGCCCGGTACTGGGCGCCGACGATGGCAGGCAAGGTCACCTTGGCGCCGCGCGCAACGCCGGGCCAGGCGCTGGACATCATTACCGCCGAGTGCTTCGACCAGATCGTGCGCAACGCCGCGGCGCTGTCGGGCATCGACAGTGCGGTCGGCGCGGCCACCATCGGCGCCGAACACGTGCACCAGTTGCGGGTGGGCATGCGCCGCTTGCGGTCGGCGTGGCGTCTGTTCAAGGGCTGGGCGCCGTTGCCGGATGACGCGGCGCAGGAAGCCGCCGCGGACTATTTTGGCCAGTTTGGCGAAGCGCGCGATGGCGATGTGCTGGGCGAAACGGTCGTGCCGCTGTTGACCGCGGCAGGCATGCCGCCGGTTGCGCTGCCCCAATCCGCTGATGCGCCCGACGCTGCCGTGGTGGCCGCGTCACCCCCGTTCCAGACCTGGCTGCTGGACCTGCTGGCGTGGAACGTGGGCGTGCGCCCCGAACCGACGCCCTTGCTGGCGCCCATGACGTCGGTGGTGGCCGTGCCGCTGCAGCCGGGCAAGCTGGCGACGCCGGTGGTCAAAAGGCTCAAGAAATGGCACAAACGGCTGGTGGAAGATGGCCGCCGTTTCCACCGCCTGGAAGACGAGGCGCGGCACGACCTGCGCAAGCTGGCCAAGCGCCTGCGTTACGGCCTGTCGTTTACCGAGTCGCTGTTCGACGCCGACCACGTCAAGCCCTACCGCAAGTGTCTGTCGGTGCTGCAGGATGCGCTGGGTGAGATCAATGACCTGGTGGTCGCCCGCGAAACCTACCTGAAGCTGGCTGAAACCCAGCCGCCGGCCTGGTTCGCGGTGGGCTGGATCGGCGCGCGGCTGGACGTGCTGTACAAGGGTGCCGAAGCGGAATTCAAGGCGCTGGACGACACCAAGCCGTTCTGGAAATGACGTCGGGGCGTCAGCCGGCCAGCGCCGCCTTGATGTCCGGTTCGATCGCCTGCGGCTTGTCCGTAGGCGCATAGCGCTGCAGGACTTGCCCGTCCCGCCCGACCAGGAACTTCGTGAAGTTCCACTTGATGCCTTCCGTCCCGAGCAGCCCCGGCTTGGTGGACTTGAGCCACTGGAACAGCGGGTGCGCCTTGTCGCCGTTCACGTCGATCTTGGCGAACACCGGAAAGTGCACGTCGTAGGTCAGCGTGCAGAAGCTGCGGATGGCTTCGGAATCACCCGGTTCCTGGTGTCCGAACTGGTCGCACGGAAAACCCAGCACTTCCAGCCCCTGCGCCCGGTAGTCCCGGTACAGCGCTTCCAGCCCCGCGTACTGCGGCGTGAAGCCGCACTTGGACGCAACGTTCACGATCAGCAGCACCTTGCCCCGGTAGGCGTCCAGGGGGCGGGTGACGCCATCCAGGTCATCGGCGGAAAAGTCGTAGGCGGTTGTCATAAGAAAGGCCCTCCGGTTGAAATCGCTTAGCGCACCAGTTGGTTGATCTCGATGATCGGCATCAGCACGGCCAGCACGATCAGCAGCACGAAACCGCCCATCAACAGAATCATCAGCGGTTCCAGCAGCGCCGTCATGGCCATGGCCTTGCGTTCCACTTCGCGTGACAAGGTCTGCGCGGCGCGTTCCAGCAAGTCCGGCAAGGTGCCCGTCTTTTCCCCACTGGCCGTCAGGTGGATCAGCAGCGGCGGAAAGGTCTTTTGCACCTGCAAGGCCGACGCCAGCGACACGCCTTCCCGCACGCGGGTGGTCGCATCGTCGATCGACGCCCGCAACCGGTCGTTGCCCAAGGTCTGCCGCGACGCATCCAACGCGCGCAGCAAGGGCACACCGCTGCCGGTCAGGATCGCCAGCGTCGATGCAAACCGTGCCGCATCCAGCCCCAGAATGAAGCGCCCGGCCACGGGGGTACGCAGCAGCCGCGAGTGCCAGGCCAGCCGCGCGGGCGCCGCCCGCAGCATCATGCGCCAGCCGGTAAACGCCGCCGCCAGGCCGATGCCGACCAGCCAGCCCCAGCTGCGCACAAAGTCGCTCAGCCCCAGCATCACCCGGGTCAGCAGCGGCAGTTCCTGCCGGGCCTGCGAAAAGGCGCTGACCACCTGCGGCACCACATAGCCCAGCAGGAAAATCACGATGCCCACCGACACGCACGCCACCACGGCCGGGTAGATGAAGGCCGTCAGCACCTTGGTGCGCAGGGTGTTGCGCTCTTCGATGTAGTCGGCCAGTTTTTCCATCACCTGCGCCAGGTCGCCCGACTCTTCGCCGGCGGCGATCAGCGCCCGGTAGATTTCCGGAAAGTCCCGCGGCCGGGTCGCCAGGGCATCGGCCAGACGGTGACCGGCACGGATGTCGGACCGGATGGTGGTCAACACTTCGCGTATGTGCTTGCGTTCGGCCTGTTCGGCGGTCGCGGTCAACGCGGCGTCCAGCGGCAGGCGGGCCGATAGCAGGCTGGCCAGCTGGCGCGTGGTCCAGGCCAGTTCCGAGTCGGACATCTTGGCGCCGAACAGCGGCCGCGGCGCGCCGGCGGCCGCATTTTCCTGCGGGGCCACGGAATCCACGGCCAGCGGCGTCAGGCCGCGCGCGCGCAACTGGGTGCGTGCGGCGCGGGGGCTGTCGGCGTCGATCAGTCCCCGTTCGACCTTGCCGATCGCATCCGACGCTTCGTATCGATAGGACGGCATGGTCAGGCGTCCCGCGTCACACGGATCACTTCTTCAGGCGACGTCACGCCCGACCGGATCCAGCGTTCGCCGTCCTGCCGCATGTTCAGCATGCCGGCGGCGGCCGCGGCCTGGCGCATGTCTTCTTCGCTCGTGCCCTCGTGGATCAGGCGGCGCTGCGTTTCGTCGATCGTGAACAATTCATGGATGCCGGTCCGGCCGCTGTAGCCGGTATGGCTGCACGCCGGGCATCCCACCGGGCGGTACACCGTCCGGCCGTCGGGTTCGATGCTCGCTTCCTTGCATTCCTGGCACAGCCGCCGCACCAGCCGCTGCGCGACCACGCCCAGCAAGGACGACGACAGCAGGAAGGGCTCGACGCCCATGTCGGTCAGTCGCGTCACGGCCGACACGGAATCGTTGGTGTGCAGCGTGGCCAGCACCAGGTGGCCCGTCAGCGACGCCTGCACCGCGATCTGCGCGGTTTCCAGATCCCGGATTTCGCCGATCATGATCACGTCCGGATCCTGCCGCAGGATCGCGCGCAGGGCCATCGCAAAGCTCATGTTGATCTTGGCGTTGACCTGCGTCTGGCTGATGCCGGGCAGGTCGTATTCGATCGGGTCTTCCACCGTCAGGATGTTGGTGGTGCTCGAGTCCAGCCGCGCCAGCGCCGCGTACAGCGTCGTGGTCTTGCCGCTACCGGTCGGCCCCGTCACCAGGACGATGCCGTGCGGCTGGCGGATCAAACGGTCGATCTGTTTCAGCAGGGTCGCGTCCATGCCCAGGCGCGACAGTTCGAGCCGGCCCGCTTCCTTGTCCAGCAGGCGCAG
This window encodes:
- the gspF gene encoding type II secretion system inner membrane protein GspF is translated as MPSYRYEASDAIGKVERGLIDADSPRAARTQLRARGLTPLAVDSVAPQENAAAGAPRPLFGAKMSDSELAWTTRQLASLLSARLPLDAALTATAEQAERKHIREVLTTIRSDIRAGHRLADALATRPRDFPEIYRALIAAGEESGDLAQVMEKLADYIEERNTLRTKVLTAFIYPAVVACVSVGIVIFLLGYVVPQVVSAFSQARQELPLLTRVMLGLSDFVRSWGWLVGIGLAAAFTGWRMMLRAAPARLAWHSRLLRTPVAGRFILGLDAARFASTLAILTGSGVPLLRALDASRQTLGNDRLRASIDDATTRVREGVSLASALQVQKTFPPLLIHLTASGEKTGTLPDLLERAAQTLSREVERKAMAMTALLEPLMILLMGGFVLLIVLAVLMPIIEINQLVR
- a CDS encoding CYTH and CHAD domain-containing protein; translated protein: MQEQEIKLSVPVSARKAIATTLSATGQKRIRLRAMYFDTPDRQLARQHAAIRLRQEGRKWVQTFKMAGKDALTRVELNHPRTTPQLDLSVYAGTPAEAVFAHLKGDLALRYETDVWRTRCEIRTRTGTVEAAYDDGFVRAGDLELPLHEVEFELMSGRVGALFTLAKKWTVQHKLVLDVRSKAERGDRLANAAAAIAAAPDAERVQVRQEEIARYWAPTMAGKVTLAPRATPGQALDIITAECFDQIVRNAAALSGIDSAVGAATIGAEHVHQLRVGMRRLRSAWRLFKGWAPLPDDAAQEAAADYFGQFGEARDGDVLGETVVPLLTAAGMPPVALPQSADAPDAAVVAASPPFQTWLLDLLAWNVGVRPEPTPLLAPMTSVVAVPLQPGKLATPVVKRLKKWHKRLVEDGRRFHRLEDEARHDLRKLAKRLRYGLSFTESLFDADHVKPYRKCLSVLQDALGEINDLVVARETYLKLAETQPPAWFAVGWIGARLDVLYKGAEAEFKALDDTKPFWK
- a CDS encoding glutathione peroxidase; its protein translation is MTTAYDFSADDLDGVTRPLDAYRGKVLLIVNVASKCGFTPQYAGLEALYRDYRAQGLEVLGFPCDQFGHQEPGDSEAIRSFCTLTYDVHFPVFAKIDVNGDKAHPLFQWLKSTKPGLLGTEGIKWNFTKFLVGRDGQVLQRYAPTDKPQAIEPDIKAALAG
- a CDS encoding LysR family transcriptional regulator, translating into MTLNQLDLNLLLIFDALMQTRSVTLAGERVGLSQSAASNSLQRLRDAFGDPLFVRTPAGMQPSALALEMEAEIRAALGALRAVVERDRHFDPATSRRTFRMLMSDIAQLAHLPAFVASLRREAPDVDVINVALPLRDAKVAMASGDLDVATGFLPDLGADFHRQSLFNEHWVAVVSQHHPTIGDTLTREQYLAAAHVSYRPSVSIHASLDALLEAQCSGLGIRRRVMLAVPFVSGLAQIVALSDLVLTGPHGPASSMAQLAAVRIVPLPFELPEIDLNIQWHECLHRDPGNQWFRQRFAAHYCAEQLP
- a CDS encoding aldehyde dehydrogenase family protein: MSLSPDTLTAPTPATSAAAAPGAPPVPATAPRLPAHRDLYYGGAWHAPQGGYVDTFNPATGESLGPCADANPDDVNATVASAKVAFDSWSRTKPADRAVMMRKVATVLRDNALDLALLDAANCGSPVHEMVRDVRNAAAQFDFFAGLVTEIKGDTIPMGDGVINMSVRDPYGVVGRIVAYNHPLMFTAAKSAAPLAAGNTVVMKPPVQAPLSAYRLMELVDGIFPPGVWNVISGGTPCGVALSEHPDVPFVSLIGSVATGRAVARAGAERLKRITLELGGKNACVVYPDADLDRASTGAVNGMNFTWSGQSCGSTSRLFVHASVHDEVVARVLEKIRHYRPGIPTDMDTTMGAIVSRAQHEKVMRYIEIGKDEGATLACGGKVPDDPALSKGWFIEPTVFTGVTADMRIAREEIFGPVLSVISWTDEDEMLTQVNAVEYGLTGAIFTRDLANAHRAAGRIQSGFIWVNNAGPHFLGTGYGGYKQSGIGRDESIEELLSYTQSKNINITL
- the gspE gene encoding type II secretion system ATPase GspE; the encoded protein is MNPLPYTWARAQRALLNIRPDGTTLTVSPRTPAWAIAEVQRRHGALRIMRVPDAELETKLAASYADTGDAASVVGAAENEIDLARLMQDIPEIEDLLETQDDAPVIRMINALFTQAARDGASDIHIEAFETHSVVRYRVDGTLRDVVSPRKALHAALISRIKIMANLDISEKRLPQDGRIALRVGGRPIDVRVSTLPTGHGERAVLRLLDKEAGRLELSRLGMDATLLKQIDRLIRQPHGIVLVTGPTGSGKTTTLYAALARLDSSTTNILTVEDPIEYDLPGISQTQVNAKINMSFAMALRAILRQDPDVIMIGEIRDLETAQIAVQASLTGHLVLATLHTNDSVSAVTRLTDMGVEPFLLSSSLLGVVAQRLVRRLCQECKEASIEPDGRTVYRPVGCPACSHTGYSGRTGIHELFTIDETQRRLIHEGTSEEDMRQAAAAAGMLNMRQDGERWIRSGVTSPEEVIRVTRDA